From the genome of Sporomusa sphaeroides DSM 2875:
AGCAAATGTGGTATTATTGGATTGGTTTACTGGAGGGATTTTGTGTACATTGCCGTTGTCGATGGGCAGGGAGGCGGAATTGGCCGGGTCATAATTAACCGGGTTCGCAGCGAATTTGGCAATGCTGTGGATATTCTGGCTATTGGGACCAATTCCCAGGCTACCGCTGTGATGCTGCGGGCCGGGGCCAATGAAGGCGCCACAGGCGAAAATGCGCTTATTTGCAATATTAATGAAGTGGCTTTGATCTTAGGACCGCTCAGTATCATTCTGCCTAACTCCATGAAGGGTGAATTAACGCCTAAAATGGCCAAACGAGTGGTTGCCAGCAAGGCAAGAAAGATTCTTTTACCCATTCATCAAAACAACATTGACCTGGTGGGTATTCATTCAGAGCCGCTGCCACACATGGTTGAGGCTTTGGTTATGCAAATGAAGCAATACATAGACGATGGAGGGAGGGAATAGTCACATGTGCGAGGCTAATGCTTATCTTTTTAAGGGTGATAAAGAAGAGCTGCTGATGGAACGCGTCGACAAGGTTGTGCCGCAGAATGGTGAAGTGTATCTGGAAAGCATCTTCGGACAGAGAAAGACTCTTGCCGCTAGGATTAAAGAACTGAATCTGGTTGACCATCGTATCATTTTAGAGCCGATTCAGACCGAAACGGCCGACTAAAGTAAACAACACGGCATGCACTTTTGTTCTGGTGCATGCCGTGTTGCTCTATTAGCTGGTTAACCCGGTTTATATTTCGTAGCGTTATGCCTCTGATACTTTCAGGAGTTCTAAGAGTAAATCGCCTGTATCGATGGAATCCTGGGGTTTCACATAGAGTTCATCAACTACGCCGTCAAAAGGAGCCTGGATGGTGGTTTCCATCTTCATGGCTTCAGTAACGATTAACGGTTCTCCCTTCTTAACGCGAGCGCCTCTTTCCACCATAACTTTTACAACCTTGCCGGTCATGGAAGCGCCAAGATGGGCGGGATTGTCTTTTTCGGCTTTTGCTCTGGCAATAGTTACCGCTTTGATGCTCTTATCTTTAACAACAACCTCACGGGGCATGCCGTTAAGCTCGAACTGAACAATCCGTGTGCCGTCAGGACGTGGATCTTCGATTGAGATAAGTTTAATGACCAGCATTTTTCCTTCCTCAATATCCACTCTGATTTCTTCTCTGAGCTGTAAGCCATGGAAGAAGGTAGGAGTGTCTAGCACCGATACGTCACCATAGGAATTGACAAAGCTGTTCCAGGCGGAAAACACCTGGGGATACAGGGCATAGGCCAATGCATCCTTCATTGTCACCGGACGCTGCATTGTGTTAGCCAGCGTTTCCTGGATCTGCGTAAAATTGGCGTCAGGCAGCAGTTCGCCGGGACGTTTGGTTAACGGTTCTTTCCCCTTGAGAACAATGCGCTGCAGCTTCTGCGGGAACCCTTGGTAAGGCTGGCCAATTTGGCCGGAGAAGAATTCTACGACAGAGTTAGGAAAGTCCAAGCTGCTGCCGGAAGCATAAATATCTTCTTCTGTAAGGTTGTTTTCCACCATAAACAAGGCCATGTCGCCGACGATTTTGGAGGAAGGGGTTACTTTGGTAATATCGCCAAACATGTCATTGACCTGGCGGTATACTTCTTTGACTTTGTCCCACTGGCTTTCCAGTCCCAGGGCTTTGGCCTGCTGGCGGAGATTGCTGTATTGTCCGCCAGGCATTTCGTGGAGATATACCTCCGGATTAGGGAAAAAGAGGCTGCTTTCAAAATCCCGGTAATAGGCCCGGACATCTTCCCAGTAATGGGATAACTCATGCAACTTGCGGATATCCGCCTTAGGCTGGCGGGGATGACCCTGCAGGGCATAATATAAGCTGTTGCCGCTCGGCTGTGAGGACATACCGGACAGGGAAGAGAGGGCTGTGTCAACAATATCCACACCGGCATCAATAGCCCGGGCGTAGGCATAGATGCCATTGCCGCTGGTGTCATGCATATGCAGGTGAATGGGGAGCTCGACTGCCTCCTTGAGGGCGGAAACCAGTTGATAGGCGGCTTCCGGCTTGAGCAGGCCGGCCATGTCCTTAATGGCCAGAATATGAGCGCCGGCCTGTTCGACCTCTTTGGCCAGCTTAATATAATAGCTTAAATCATACTTGCTGCGGGCAGGGTCCAGTATATCGCCGGTATAGCATAAGGCAACCTCGGCAACCTTGCCGGACTTGCGTACCGCGTCAATGGCAACCGTCATGCCTTCCAGCCAGTTTAAGCTGTCAAAAATGCGGAAAACATCGATGCCGGCTTCGGCGGCCTGGTCAACAAAGGCACGAATGACATTGTCCGGATAATTGGTGTACCCAACCGCGTTAGAAGCGCGCAGCAGCATCTGGAACAAAACGTTCGGGGCCTGTGCCCGAAGCGCTTCAAGACGCTTCCAGGGATCTTCCTTTAAGAAACGGTAAGCAACATCGAAGGTAGCGCCGCCCCACATCTCCAGGGAAAATAAGTTAGGCATCCCGTGAGCCATAGGTGTAATGGCATTAAGCATATCGTATGACCGCATCCGGGTGGCCAGCAGGGATTGGTGGGCGTCACGCAGGGTAGTGTCGGTCAGTAATACTTCTTTTTGTTCTTTAATCCACGTTACCAAACCCTCAGGGCCGCGGCTATCGAGAATTTGTTTGGTGCCGCTGGGCAGTGGCGTTTGTGGCGTTTGCGGGAGGCGGAGCGGCGGAAAACCGGGTTTAGGCCGCTTAGTCACCCCTTCAGCGCCATTGACGGTAATCTCGGCCAGGTAGTTTAACAGTTTTGTGCCTCTGTCCTGTGGCGGCGAGAATATGAATAGTTCCG
Proteins encoded in this window:
- a CDS encoding DUF3842 family protein — its product is MYIAVVDGQGGGIGRVIINRVRSEFGNAVDILAIGTNSQATAVMLRAGANEGATGENALICNINEVALILGPLSIILPNSMKGELTPKMAKRVVASKARKILLPIHQNNIDLVGIHSEPLPHMVEALVMQMKQYIDDGGRE
- a CDS encoding CooT family nickel-binding protein; amino-acid sequence: MCEANAYLFKGDKEELLMERVDKVVPQNGEVYLESIFGQRKTLAARIKELNLVDHRIILEPIQTETAD
- a CDS encoding pyruvate carboxylase; this encodes MKKIQTVLVANRGEIAIRVMRACNELAIRTIAIYSKEDIFSLHRYRADEAYLIGENKGPVDAYLDIEDILRIAKNRGVDAIHPGYGFLAENINFAKRCQEEGILFIGPEIRHLAMFGDKINARAQAVAAGLPVIPGSDGPVSCLEEVKAFGERYGYPLIIKAILGGGGRGMRVVRTAAEVEQAYLLTKSEAKASFGDDQIYLERLLENPKHIEVQILGDQHGNIIHLYERDCSVQRRHQKVIEIAPSISITQELRHAICNAAVKLMKKVGYVNAGTVEFLVTPDQQFYFIEVNPRIQVEHTITEMITGIDIVQAQLHIADGTSLRDESIGITDQNSITCNGHAIQCRITTEDPANQFLPDTGKITAYRSGGGFGVRLDAGNAYTGSVITPYYDSLLVKLSTWGLTHKSAIAKMKRCLNEFRIRGIKSNIPFLHNVVEHPDFLSGNYYTSFIDTSPELFIFSPPQDRGTKLLNYLAEITVNGAEGVTKRPKPGFPPLRLPQTPQTPLPSGTKQILDSRGPEGLVTWIKEQKEVLLTDTTLRDAHQSLLATRMRSYDMLNAITPMAHGMPNLFSLEMWGGATFDVAYRFLKEDPWKRLEALRAQAPNVLFQMLLRASNAVGYTNYPDNVIRAFVDQAAEAGIDVFRIFDSLNWLEGMTVAIDAVRKSGKVAEVALCYTGDILDPARSKYDLSYYIKLAKEVEQAGAHILAIKDMAGLLKPEAAYQLVSALKEAVELPIHLHMHDTSGNGIYAYARAIDAGVDIVDTALSSLSGMSSQPSGNSLYYALQGHPRQPKADIRKLHELSHYWEDVRAYYRDFESSLFFPNPEVYLHEMPGGQYSNLRQQAKALGLESQWDKVKEVYRQVNDMFGDITKVTPSSKIVGDMALFMVENNLTEEDIYASGSSLDFPNSVVEFFSGQIGQPYQGFPQKLQRIVLKGKEPLTKRPGELLPDANFTQIQETLANTMQRPVTMKDALAYALYPQVFSAWNSFVNSYGDVSVLDTPTFFHGLQLREEIRVDIEEGKMLVIKLISIEDPRPDGTRIVQFELNGMPREVVVKDKSIKAVTIARAKAEKDNPAHLGASMTGKVVKVMVERGARVKKGEPLIVTEAMKMETTIQAPFDGVVDELYVKPQDSIDTGDLLLELLKVSEA